TGTTGGTTATTCAACGCCAATGTTAATTAAGCATCCTTTTTGAGAGATGACAAAAGCGTTTGACAAAGCCACGTATTTAGCAATGAATAATAAATCGTACCGCTTGCCACAAGAAATTAAAGCAAAAACCGTCGTAGAAACTAACGATATTAAAGAAACTATTCAAGCATTATTAGAGGTAAAAAATGATATTAATCGAACCAATTAGAAATGGTAAATATGTTAAAGACGGTGCTTATTGACTAGCGATCCAAATTTGAGCAATGAATCATTTGCGCCTAGATGATACAATTGTTTTTCCTTCGGTTGCAGAACCTCATATTCAAATTGGATATTTTCAAAATCCAGAAGTTGAAGTCAATTTTAATTATTTAAAAGAAAAAAATCTGCAAATTGTACGCCGCGATACAGGTGGTGGTGCAATTTATATCGATTCAAATTCAGTTAATGTTTGTTATTTAATACCTTACAAAGAAAACGAAAGCATAATTGGTAATTTTGCTAAATTTTATGAACCTACTATTAAAATTTTAAAAGATTTAGGTGCAACAAGAGTCACACAAACTGGCAAAAATGATTTAACCATTGACGGGCGTAAAGTATCTGGCGCTGCGATGACGTTGATTAATGATGTTATCTATGGCGGAAACTCATTGCTTTATAATGTGGACTATGATGCAATGAGTCAAGTATTAAATCCGAACCGTAAAAAAATTCAATCGCAAGGTATTAAATCAGTACGCCAAAGAGTTGCTGGATTAAGCGAGTATCTGGATGAGCAATATAAAAATTTAGACATTTTTGAATTTAAAGACTTAATTATTAAACGCTTATTTAACGCGGAAGATTTAAGTAGCATCAAGCGTTATGAAATAAGCGATCAAGATTGAATGCAAATTGACGAATTAATTGAAAAAAAATATAAAAACTGAGATTGAACATACGGAATCAGTCCTCGTTATGAGTACAACCGTGATGCTCGCTTATCAATTGGTACAATTAATTTTTCATTAGCTATAGAAAATCAAAAAATTGAAAAGTTCAAAATAAGTGGCGATTTCTTTCCGCGTAAAGATGTGTCAGGTCTTGAGCTATCATTAATTGGTACAAAAATGAAATTTGAAGAATTAGTTCAAGCTCTTAATGACGCTGATTTACAGAGCTATTTCTTCACAGAAGTAAATGCTGTGGAAATTGCAAAGATAATTCTAGATGAGGAATAATGAATAAGTATTTAGAATTATTTAAACCTTTTAAACTTGGAAAATACACGTTACAAAATCGTTTTGTTCTTTCACCAATGACTTTGTCATTAACAACTATTGATGGCAAAATGACTGACCAAGAAGCTAATTACACTCGCCGAAGAGCCAATAGTGCTCCTTTAATAGTCTCAGGGGCGGCATACATTGACGATTTTGGTCAATTATTTGAGTATGGCTATAGTGCTAAAAGCGATTCTGATATCGAATCATTAGCTAGATTAGCCCAAGCAATGAAAGCAGACGGCAATATTGTAATATTACAGCTGGCACATGCTGGAAAATTTTCAAAAGCAAGTCTTAAAAGATACGGACACCTACATGGTCCAAGTTATGAAAAAAATTTCTTTCCTGTTGAACATGAAGTGTTTGAATTAACACAACAGCAAATAAAAAATATTATTAAGGATTATGCAAAAGCGACTCAACGGGCAATTAAAGCTGGATTTGATGGCATCGAGATTTCAATGGCTCAAAGATTGCTAATCCAAACTTTTTTTAGTAAGATAGTAAATAAAAGAACCGATTCCTACGGAACTGATACTTTTGAGAATCGTTCTCGTTTATGTATTGAAGTTGTCCAAGCAATCAGAAATGTAATTGATCAATTTGCACCAGAAGGATTTTTATTTGGATTCAGAGCAACTCCCGAGGAAACTTATGGACCAGTATTAGGTTATACAATTGAAGAATTTAACCAATTAATTGATTTAACTATTGAAAAAGGAAAAATTGATTATTTAGCAATTGCTAGTTGAGGGCATGATATTTACTTAAATAAAGTTCGTTCAGATTGTAAATTTAAAGGGCAATTAGTAAATGAGGTAATTTATAATCATTTTAAAAATCGGGTTGCTGTTATAGCTTCAGGGGGTATTAACACTCCTGACAAATGTTTGGACGCTTTGCAACACTGTGATTTAGTAGGTCTAAGCTCAGTTTTTGTAGCAGATCCAGAGTTTGTGCATAAAATAAAAAATAATGAAATAGATAAAATAAACTTAGCAATCAAACCAGAGCAACTGAATGATTTAGCTATTCCTGAAGAATCCTTTAAAGGGATAGTGAATATGTTTGGTTATTGTGAGACAATTCCTAACCAGACAATGTCTACGCTCACAAAAAATTCTATTCACAAAACTAAATCGCATAATTAGGTAAATCGAATTTAAAAACAAGAACTTTTTTAGTGGTTCTTGTTTTTAAATTAACTTGATTGTGTAGTGGTTGGTTGAGAACGCATATTTTTTCTCATCAAAACCTTCTTACGTAATTCTTCTTCCTCTTTCTTCTGAGCCTCAATTGCTTCTTGCTCTTTTCTTTCTTGCTCTTTTCTTTGTTCTTCTTCCATTTTGTTTTTATTTTCTAGTTCCTGAATTTTTTGTTTTAAAGCCTCAGTTCTAGCTGCGTTTTGTTCTTTAATTTTTTGTCTTTCTGCTAGCTCCATTGCGATTTGCAATTGTTTGTCAACAGGCTTATTTTGCTCAGCTAGTTTTTTAGCTATTTCTCTTTGGATGTCAGGTTGAGATTCATCCGTTTTGTCAGTATCAGTTTTGGGGTTATTTTTATTTGCGTCATTTTCATTTTGCATTGGTTTTGGTGCTGGTTTTGTATTTAAAACTACACTTTCCTTTTTGCAAGATGCAGCAACTGCAACTGTCGAAAAAGATATTGCAAGTGGTGAAGCACTTAGTAATATTTTTTTGATTTTATTCATTTATAATTTCTCCTTAATTTAATGCTGATTAATTATATATTAGATAATAAAAAACAATAAATATTTAAATAATACTCATTTAGAGTTATTTTGGTAAAAATAAAAAATAAAGACTAAACTTTACTTTTTTAATTTTCGTTTATTAAAATCAGGAACAAGTGTAAACATTTGAGCACAAAAAACAGTAGCAACCAAAATATAGATATATCAAGGGTAAAATCTGAACAGTGCTAATTCAAATATTATAATTCAAACCACATAACATATATTTAATCCAGACGCCACGCCAACACCAGCTTTGTTAATCGCGATATAAAATAAGACAAAACTAACTATCCCGATAATTGACGATCCTAGAATTCAAAAAACATCAATGTTTGAAACTACATCCTTAATTGATCCAAATGAATTGAACGAGGGAACCAAAATTAGAGCTAGAACAAGAACAGAACTACATTGACGAACAAAGATAGAAACATAAGGATCAATTCCCGAATCCATTGCTTTTGAACTCAAAAAAGACTCGATAGCTCAACCTATTGCAGCAAATAATGCAAATAAAAACCCTCACCCATTTTTGATATCACCAGAGCTAAATTGCAATATTCCAAGTGTTAAAATTGCTAGAAGGGAAATAGAACCGCCAACTATTGAATTGATATTCATTTTTTGTTTTAAAAATAAGTAAGCAAGCATTGCAGCTAAAACTGGATATGTAACCGTAATTGATCCAGATAAACCAGAACCGATATATTGAATACCTAAAATGTAAGTTACAGATCCAAAAGGTCCTCCAAATATTGAACCAAGAATTATTCATAAAATATTTTTATTTTGAAAAGCTTTTTTAAGATCTTTTATTCTTTTGAACATTAGTAGTACTAAAAAAGCTCAAATTAAAGCAAAAAATTCCTGAATGAATGAAATTGACACTCCAATTTGTAAAGAATTTAAAATACCATTAACATCACCTTGTCTTGCTTTAAATGATTGATCGTGTAAAAATAAAAAAATCGAAACTAATGCTCAAGATATCCCGGCGATAAAACCGAAAATTTTACCTAGAAAAGTTGATGAAAACAGTTTTTTTTGCTCGTTTTTTATGTATTTATTCATATTTAAACCTTTTTAAATATTGATTAGCAACCATGATTAATTCGTTTTCGTACTCGTGATGAAATTCTTGATATTGTTTTTTATATTCGCATCAGAACACTCATAAAATAGCCTGCATTATTATCTGTGCATACAGTCTATTTAATTCACTTTTGGTTGGTTTGCGGTCTAGATATACGCTTAAAGCGTCTTTAACTTGTTTTTGGTCATAAACACAAGATAAGCAATATCCTGCAATATCAGTGTAGGCATCAGCCTGGCCTGCGTATTCTCAGTCAATTAGTTTAACTCGACCATCACTTAAAATTAAAACATTTTCAAAAAAAGTATCTACCAAACACAAATGAGTTGGATATTTTTTAGCTTTGTATCAATGATAAATATTATTGAATTGTGATTGCAATTCCTTGATTTGTAAATTGATTTTTGCATAGTGGTCACCAATGATTTTGACATAGTAATTCATTCTTTCTAGCAAGTCAAATTCATGATTGATTTGTATATTTTTGTTGTGTAAATCTTTAAAAGCGTGCATTGCTTTTTTCATGTGTTGGTAATTGTTTCCGTTAGCTACTGTAGCATTTGTATAAAATTTAGCAATCTTAAATCCGTGCAGAGGGCTATCTATAAAATCGGTAGTATTAAAATATATAACGCTTTCACTAATGCCGAGATTGTTGATTTTTTCATAAACTTCTTGTTCTTGATATCTATTGATTAATTCATGAGAGCCTTTTTTAGGAATGCGAGCAATATATGTTTTGTTTTTTATATCAAAAGTAAAAGAATCATTAGTCATCCCCTGTTTAATTGGTTTGATATTTGAAATTTCATCAAAATCTATTGAAAAAACACTCATTATTTTCTTTAAATGGATATCCTCTTTAAAACACGGTGCATCTGGATTGTAAGTTAATAGGTCATTAAAATTATCAATTTCGAAAGCATAGTTGTCGCAAGGTAAAGTCTTTAAATTTATGTCATCTAAAACATTTCATAATGCTTGTTCTCAATAAGAGTTTATTTTTAATTCATCATTTAAGACACATTTTTTAACTTCTTCTTTAAATGCTGAAAAATCATTTTTGTGAATATAGGTGCATCCTGTCAAAAACTCAAAATTATTGGATTTATATTTTTGATTTATATCTCGCACTCTAAAATCTTTAACGTTTCCCGCATCCTTAATAACTTCTCATTCCGCTATGTTTTCAGTCGATTTTTGTGTATTAACTCATGAATTTGGATATTTTTGATTGAATATATCTTTACTAAAAATTACATCACTAGTTAAGATAAAAACACCACCTTCTGGGTTTTTAAGCTCTTGAAGCCCAAGATATAAACTATATAGTGAATTTGTGTTTTTAAAATCCTTGTTGTAAACTTCGACTAAATTATGACGCTGAATTATTCCAGCAAATTTTTTTCGCATATACCCCGTAACAATTATCTTGTTATCAAAATCACTTAAATATTTTAAATTTTCAGTCAAAATACGAGTGTTTTCTTTTATTTCTAATAAACCTTTGGGGATTTTTAGAGTAAGCGGAGTTAAACGAGAACCAAATCCTGCAGCTAAAATAATGATATTTTTCATGCGCACCTCCTTTTCGAAGTATTCAAATGATACAAAATAAATTTTACTTAATTTTAACCATTTTAGCCCTAGTTAATTTAATTACTACCATTAAATTTTTCTTTCTCTTATTGTTTACGTGTAAAATTTCTGTATATTTTGCTCCTCTTCTAATAAGAAATAATTAAAATTAATACATACTAGATTGAATTTGGAGATTAAATGGACAAGAAACAAAAACAAGTTTATGAACTTCTTAAGGAATTTTTGCAAATTGTTAATAAACATAATTTGCAATATATGATTATTTATGGAACTTTGTTAGGTGCTAAGCGACACAACGGATTTATTCCTTGGGACGATGACATTGACCTAGTTGTTCCTAAGGCGACATTGGATTTTTTAGTTCAAAACTATCCTTCTAAAATTTATTTACCCGAAAATAACAATTCTCCTCTTTTAATTCCTAAATTTTCAAACGATAACAAAACTAATGAAGAAGCTGTTTTTATAGATTTATTCCTTGCGATTCCAACATCTAGAAAAAATATTTCTAAATTCTCATCACTTAAAAATAAAATAAGATATTTGCACACATACACACGCAGAAAAACTTTTAAAAGACAATGGGGTTTAAGAATTCTAAAATTCTTTTCTTTATTTAGCTGATTGAGCAAAAAATACTCAGTAGGCGATGCTTACAATGATTTATACTCGGATAAACCAGAATTTTCATCGGTATTATATTTACCATTTAAGAAAAAAACTTATAAAAACACTTATTCAAAACTGGATTTTGATACAGCAATTGAATCTAATTTTGAAGATTTAAGCGTTAAAATTCCGTCTAATTGAGAAGAGATTTTAATTCAAAATTATGGTAAAAATTGAAGCACACCTAAAAAATTTAAATATTGTGAGCATTTGGGTCTTTATGACATGGAAATTTTTGTTTATAAAAAAAGAAAAATAAATAATTAAAAATTAGTTAGTTGCAATAAATTTATATTAAAAAAGATGTTTTACGAATAGTATCTTAAAATTTAGAATTAGTTTTCTGAATTTTTTATTTTGCATAAGGATTTGTAAATAGCAAAAAAAGACTTTTTGATATAATACTAAATATTAAATTTAATAGGAGAGTTATGGCAGAAAAAAATTATAAAGATACACTAAATATGCCTCAAACGAATTTTGAAATGAGAGCAAATTTAGTAAAAAAAGAACCTGAATTTAGAGAATTGTGATTGCAAAATGAAATTTATAAAAAAGTATTAGCTAAAAATAAAGCTAATACACCTTTTATATTGCATGATGGCCCACCATATGCTAATGGTAACTTGCATATTGGCCACTCTCTTAATAAAATTTTAAAAGATATTGTAATCCGTTACAAATCGATGAATGGTTTTTATACTCCGTATATACCTGGTTGAGACACTCATGGATTGCCAATTGAACACAAAATGCTACAAGAAGCAAAATTAAATAAAAACGAATTGACACCACTAGAACTGCGAAGAAAAGCTCGTGAGTATGCATTGAGTCAGGTTGAAGTGCAAAAAGAGCAATTTAAGCAAATGCAACTTTTGAGTGATTTTGAACAGTATTATGTTACTTTATCGCCTGGGTTTGTTGCACAACAATTACGTTTATTTAAAAAAATGGTCCTTGACGGACTTGTTTACAAGGGCTTAAAACCTGTTTATTGGTCGCCATCTTCACAATCTGCATTAGCTGAGGCTGAGGTAGAATATAAAGATATTGATAGTCCTTCTATATTTGTTGCTTTTGAGATTGAAGAACCAGGGAGCGAACGGATCAAAAAAGGTGATTATTTAATAATTTGGACAACCACCCCTTGAACATTGTTAGCTAATTCAGCCGTGGCAATTGGTGAGTCTTTTGAGTATTCAATTGTTGAAAAAGGAGCTAAAAGATACATAATTGCTACTGAATTAGTTGAAAAAGTTACTGACCAATTTAACTGAACAAACTTTCATGTTGTTGAAAATTTAAAAGCTTCTGAAATAGTAGGTTCAAAATACATCAGTCCCTTAAATAAAAATATTTCACCAGTAGTAATTGGTCACCACGTTAGTTTAGAAACTGGTACTGGACTTGTTCATATTGCTCCTATGTTTGGCGAAGATGACTTTTTGATCGGTAATAAATACGATTTAAACAAAATCATGCATATTTCTGATGATGGAAAAATAAACGAATTAGGCGGGGAATATGCCGGCCAATACTATTCAAAAGCTGATAATTTGATTATTGAACAATTAAAACTACTAGATTTATTAATTTTAGCCGGTAAAATTAATCACTCATACCCTCATGATTGAAGAACTCATAAACCAATTATTTTCCGTGGAACACCACAATGATTTGTTTCGATTGACAAAATTAAAGATCGGATTATAGGGTCATTAGAAAATGTATCGACATATCCTGAATGGGCAAAAAAACGTCTTTCAAATATGATTATTAACCACAATGATTGAACAATATCTCGCCAGAGAACTTGGGGTGTGCCACTTATAATTTTTTACGACCAGGATAACAAACCAATTTTTGACGAAAAGATTTTTGACCATGTTATTAATTTAATTGAAATTGAAGGTCCTGACATTTGATGAGAAAAAACTGCTGATGAACTTTTACCTAAGCCTTATCAAGGTAAAGGATTCAGTAAAGAAACTGATATTATGGACGTGTGATTTGATTCGGGTTCGACTTCATTTGCTGTTGAAATTGACCCTCAAGTCAACGCTCCTTATGATCTTTATCTTGAAGGAAGCGACCAATATAGAGGATGATTTAATTCATCGTTAATTAACTCTGTAGCCCTTAGAGGAGTAGCTCCTTATAAAAAACTTGTTTCACACGGGTTTGTTTTAGATGGTAAGGGTGAAAAAATGTCAAAATCAAAAGGAAATACTATTGATCCGTTAAAAGTAATTCAAAAACATGGTGCAGATATTTTACGTTTTTGAGTTGCGAATAGTGAATATACAAATGATGTAAGCATTTCCGATTCGATCCTTGAACAAAACGCCGATTCATATCGAAAAATTAGAAATACTATTAAATTTATTTTAGGCAATCTTGAAGGGTTTGAATACGATGAATCATTGCCTCGTAAAGGAGTGCATCAATTTATCAAAGAACAACTTGAATTAGTTCGATCGAATGTTTTAAAGGCGTTTGATGAGTTTAAGTTCTTAAATGGTATTAAACTAATTAATAATTATGTCATTGAATTATCAAGTTTTTACTTAAACATCACTAAAGACATCCTTTATGTTGAAGAATTTAATTCGATTAATCGTCGTATGACTTTAACTAATTTTTATGAAATTGTTGAATTTTTAATCACAATTTTAGCACCAATTATCCCAACTACTTGTGATGATGCGTATCGTTATTTTAATAAAAAAGATAAGCAGATATCAGTTCATTTAGACACAATTACTCGTGAAAGATCTGTTAATATGAGTATTATTAATGAGTGGGAAGAGTTTTTTGAGTTACGTGATGAGGTAAATTTAGCAATTGAAAAAGCAATTAAAGAAGGCTTGATTAGACGAAGTAATGAAGTTAAATTAACCTTAAAGCCTAAATCAGATTTTATTGCGTCATTGGATTTAAAACAGTTATTAATGGTTGGTATTGTGGCATACGGAGAAGAATTCAAGCTAGAAACTTTTGAATCTCTTAAATGTCAGCGATGTTGAAATCATTTCTTGCCTGCTCAAATCATTGATGATTTATGTCCGCTTTGCACCAAAGTGCTAAAATCAGGAGATAAAAATGAGTAAAGAAATAGATGGAACCAAGGTGAGTAATAAAAAATCCTGACAACAACGCCGCCAGGATTTTACAGAACGGTTCAAAAATTATGGAGCTGAGCTAAGAAATAAATGAATCAACGATAAAAAACGAATTTTAATTAATTACTCAATTTTTGTTTCGATATTTGTGATTGTTTTATTAATTGACCAATTAACAAAAACATTTTTATTTAGTTGAGATACAGAAGCTGAGTGAAAAGGGGATGGTAAAACAATTTATCATGGCTTGATATTTGGTGTAAGGTCGGTAGAACATTTTGGAGTTACATTACTGCCTTGAAAAGGTAAAACTGTTGTAATTATTATTCAAATACTGAGTGTTTTGATATTTTTAGCAATAATCACAATACCTTTTTTAACCAATTCAATTTGAATGATAATTCTTTTCTCGTTTATTGCTGCGGGCAATGTTGGAAATATGCTCGATCGTTTTATGTTTAGTGGGCGCGTTAAAGATATTTTATTTGCTTCATTTTTAGAAACGATACAAGGCAGACAATTAGGAACATTTAATGTTGCTGATATAGCTTTGGTTGGTGGTTCAGCCGGTTTGGTAGTGTATTTCTTAATTCAAATTATTATTGAATATGTTGAAGAACAAAAAGAAGCACAAAAAACACAAAATAGTACTGAAAATATTGAATTAAATACTGATGAACATGTAAATGAAGAACAACAAAATCAGGCTTAAACTGCCTGATTTTTTATGTAAAAAAAGAGCACAAGCCCCCTTTTTTTGTTTATACTAAACGTGTCTTTTTAGGTTGAAGTATGTTTTTTCGCCATCAAAGCGTGATGTTTCACCTAATTCATCTTCAATTTCTAATAAACGATTATATTTGGCAATACGATCAGTTCTTGATAAAGAACCTGTTTTGATTTGACCTGTATTTAATGCAACTGCTAAATCAGCGATTGTTGTATCTTCAGTTTCGCCAGAACGGTGTGACACTACACAAGTAAAGCCGGCTTTGTGAGCAAGTTCCATTGTATCTAATGTCTCAGATAATGAACCAATTTGATTTAATTTAATCAAAATTGAGTTCATAACATCTTTTTTGATAGCTTCTCTTAGAATTTCTTGATTTGTAACGGTCAAGTCATCACCTACAATTTGTAATCTATCACCTAAACGTTGTTTCATTAGTTTAAACCCGTCTCAATCAGATTCGGCTAAACCATCTTCAATTGAAATAATTGGATATGTATTTACTAATTTTTCGTAGTAATCCACCATTTCTTCGGTTGTGTATTCTAATTTAACATCTTTTAAATGCTCAAAACCAGGGCGTTTTTCATCGATAGCTTGTTTTAATTTTTTAAATACATATTTTTTTGATTTTTCATCATAAAATTCACTCGAAGCAGGGTCCATTGCGATTGCAACCGCATTTTCACCGTGTGTAGCAGGCACTAATCCTGCTGCTTTAATTGCTTGCACCATATAATCTAAAACTTCTTCGTGAGATTTTAGATTAGGAGCATACCCCCCTTCATCACCAACGGTAGTTCCGTGTTCTTTTTTTAATAATTTACCTAAGTTATGGAAGACTTTGTTCGCCATTTGCAACGCTTGTCTAAACGTTTTTGCCCCAACGGGCATAATCATAAATTCTTGCATATCCACTGTGTTTGAAGAGTGTGCTCCACCATTCATAACGTTTAACATTGGAACAGGCAGTGTACGAGCGTTTGCTCCCCCGATGTATTTATACAATGGCAAGCCACATTCCTGAGCAGCTGCACGTGCAACAGCTAATGAAACACCTAAAATTGCATTAGCTCCTAAATTTGTTTTATTTTTTGTGCCATCTAATTCAATCATTTTTAGGTCAATGAATCTTTGATCGCTAACTTCGTAACCAATAATTTCTGGTGCAATAATGTTATTTACATTTTCAACCGCTTTCATAACACCTTTGCCACCATATCAGTTATCTTTAAATTCATCAAATGCAGCATCTCTTAGCTCGCAAGCTTCTCTTGTTCCTGTCGATGCCCCTGAAGGTACCATTGCCACTCCGACAGCGCCTAAATCTGTTACAACTTCAACGGCAATTGTTGGGTTCCCTCTTGAGTCAAGAATTTCTCTTGCGTATATATCTACAATTTTTGACATTTTTACTCCTAATTTTTTACACTTAATACTTCTATGCTATTATTAATTATATTATTTTCATAGATATTTAGTTCATTTAATTCTTTTTCTAAACGTAAAACATCCGAGATTTTAGGTTTAGTTACTGGCTCTTTTGGCGCGAACATTTCGCATGTTTCATTAGCGCTAATAATGCTTATTGGATAAGTTCCGATTTTTTTAGCAATATTAATAGTCTCAATTTTATCTTTGGTTAAAAGTGGT
The Mycoplasmopsis californica genome window above contains:
- the eno gene encoding phosphopyruvate hydratase, giving the protein MSKIVDIYAREILDSRGNPTIAVEVVTDLGAVGVAMVPSGASTGTREACELRDAAFDEFKDNWYGGKGVMKAVENVNNIIAPEIIGYEVSDQRFIDLKMIELDGTKNKTNLGANAILGVSLAVARAAAQECGLPLYKYIGGANARTLPVPMLNVMNGGAHSSNTVDMQEFMIMPVGAKTFRQALQMANKVFHNLGKLLKKEHGTTVGDEGGYAPNLKSHEEVLDYMVQAIKAAGLVPATHGENAVAIAMDPASSEFYDEKSKKYVFKKLKQAIDEKRPGFEHLKDVKLEYTTEEMVDYYEKLVNTYPIISIEDGLAESDWDGFKLMKQRLGDRLQIVGDDLTVTNQEILREAIKKDVMNSILIKLNQIGSLSETLDTMELAHKAGFTCVVSHRSGETEDTTIADLAVALNTGQIKTGSLSRTDRIAKYNRLLEIEDELGETSRFDGEKTYFNLKRHV